One Scophthalmus maximus strain ysfricsl-2021 chromosome 9, ASM2237912v1, whole genome shotgun sequence genomic region harbors:
- the higd2a gene encoding HIG1 domain family member 2A, mitochondrial yields the protein MAEQTTKSALSAAELRPPVIEGFNPLSNTREETFKEKLTRKTKQNPFVPVGCLATVGALVYGLRSFQQGDTNKSQLFMRGRIAAQGFTVVALVVGVLATALTSKK from the exons ATGGCGGAACAGACAACTAAATCTGCGCTGTCAGCAGCTGAGCTTCGGCCCCCGGTCATAGAAGGGTTCAACCCCCTGAGCAACACCAGAGAGGAGACCTTCAAAGAAAAGCTCACTCGGAAAACCAAGCAGAACCCCTTCGTCCCTGTGG GATGTTTGGCAACAGTAGGAGCGCTGGTCTATGGTCTCCGCAGTTTCCAACAAGGGGACACCAACAAGTCCCAGCTGTTCATGAGGGGACGTATCGCTGCTCAAGGATTCACGGTAGTTGCCCTGGTCGTTGGCGTCTTGGCCACGGCTCTGACGTCCAAGAAGTGA
- the cltb gene encoding clathrin light chain B isoform X1, which produces MADNGAHPTDEDPAAAFLAQQESEIAGIENDGDGDGFGALEGANGHQPAQEPEPQPQPASYDGFGDESATVNGDMFQESNGPTDSYAAIAQVDVQRQEPESLRKWREEQKTRLEALDSASKAAEEEWREKAKKELEDWHVHQTEQMEKNKANNRLCPSLARIADKAFYKQPNSDVIGFVASEEAFVAESDGDSPGSEWERVARLCDFNPKTNKQAKDVSRMRSVLISLKQAPLVR; this is translated from the exons CCCACCCGACCGACGAGGACCCGGCGGCGGCGTTCCTGGCCCAGCAGGAGAGCGAGATCGCGGGGATAGAGAAcgacggcgacggcgacggCTTCGGGGCGCTGGAAGGAGCCAACGGCCACCAGCCGGCTCAGGAGCCCGAGCCGCAGCCTCAGCCGGCCAGCTACG ACGGCTTCGGAGACGAGTCTGCCACGGTGAACGGGGATATGTTCCAG GAGTCCAATGGCCCGACGGACAGCTACGCGGCCATTGCCCAGGTGGACGTTCAGAGGCAAGAGCCGGAGAGTTTACGCAagtggagggaggagcagaagaCACGCCTTGAGGCGTTAG ACTCGGCATCCAAGGCGGCGGAGGAAGAGTGGAGGGAGAAAGCCAaaaaggagctggaggactggCATGTGCACCAGACTGAGCAGATGGAGAAGAACAAGGCCAACAACAG ACTCTGCCCAAGTCTGGCACG GATTGCTGACAAGGCTTTCTACAAACAGCCCAACTCTGATGTTATAGGCTTTGT AGCATCGGAGGAGGCCTTCGTGGCAGAGAGTGACGGCGACAGCCCGGGGTCCGAGTGGGAGAGAGTAGCCCGTCTCTGTGACTTCAATcccaaaaccaacaaacaggcAAAGGATGTTTCTCGGATGCGTtctgtcctcatctctctcaAACAGGCGCCTCTAGTTCGCTAA
- the cltb gene encoding clathrin light chain B isoform X2 translates to MADNGAHPTDEDPAAAFLAQQESEIAGIENDGDGDGFGALEGANGHQPAQEPEPQPQPASYDGFGDESATVNGDMFQESNGPTDSYAAIAQVDVQRQEPESLRKWREEQKTRLEALDSASKAAEEEWREKAKKELEDWHVHQTEQMEKNKANNRIADKAFYKQPNSDVIGFVASEEAFVAESDGDSPGSEWERVARLCDFNPKTNKQAKDVSRMRSVLISLKQAPLVR, encoded by the exons CCCACCCGACCGACGAGGACCCGGCGGCGGCGTTCCTGGCCCAGCAGGAGAGCGAGATCGCGGGGATAGAGAAcgacggcgacggcgacggCTTCGGGGCGCTGGAAGGAGCCAACGGCCACCAGCCGGCTCAGGAGCCCGAGCCGCAGCCTCAGCCGGCCAGCTACG ACGGCTTCGGAGACGAGTCTGCCACGGTGAACGGGGATATGTTCCAG GAGTCCAATGGCCCGACGGACAGCTACGCGGCCATTGCCCAGGTGGACGTTCAGAGGCAAGAGCCGGAGAGTTTACGCAagtggagggaggagcagaagaCACGCCTTGAGGCGTTAG ACTCGGCATCCAAGGCGGCGGAGGAAGAGTGGAGGGAGAAAGCCAaaaaggagctggaggactggCATGTGCACCAGACTGAGCAGATGGAGAAGAACAAGGCCAACAACAG GATTGCTGACAAGGCTTTCTACAAACAGCCCAACTCTGATGTTATAGGCTTTGT AGCATCGGAGGAGGCCTTCGTGGCAGAGAGTGACGGCGACAGCCCGGGGTCCGAGTGGGAGAGAGTAGCCCGTCTCTGTGACTTCAATcccaaaaccaacaaacaggcAAAGGATGTTTCTCGGATGCGTtctgtcctcatctctctcaAACAGGCGCCTCTAGTTCGCTAA
- the cltb gene encoding clathrin light chain B isoform X4, with translation MADNGAHPTDEDPAAAFLAQQESEIAGIENDGDGDGFGALEGANGHQPAQEPEPQPQPASYDGFGDESATVNGDMFQESNGPTDSYAAIAQVDVQRQEPESLRKWREEQKTRLEALDSASKAAEEEWREKAKKELEDWHVHQTEQMEKNKANNRASEEAFVAESDGDSPGSEWERVARLCDFNPKTNKQAKDVSRMRSVLISLKQAPLVR, from the exons CCCACCCGACCGACGAGGACCCGGCGGCGGCGTTCCTGGCCCAGCAGGAGAGCGAGATCGCGGGGATAGAGAAcgacggcgacggcgacggCTTCGGGGCGCTGGAAGGAGCCAACGGCCACCAGCCGGCTCAGGAGCCCGAGCCGCAGCCTCAGCCGGCCAGCTACG ACGGCTTCGGAGACGAGTCTGCCACGGTGAACGGGGATATGTTCCAG GAGTCCAATGGCCCGACGGACAGCTACGCGGCCATTGCCCAGGTGGACGTTCAGAGGCAAGAGCCGGAGAGTTTACGCAagtggagggaggagcagaagaCACGCCTTGAGGCGTTAG ACTCGGCATCCAAGGCGGCGGAGGAAGAGTGGAGGGAGAAAGCCAaaaaggagctggaggactggCATGTGCACCAGACTGAGCAGATGGAGAAGAACAAGGCCAACAACAG AGCATCGGAGGAGGCCTTCGTGGCAGAGAGTGACGGCGACAGCCCGGGGTCCGAGTGGGAGAGAGTAGCCCGTCTCTGTGACTTCAATcccaaaaccaacaaacaggcAAAGGATGTTTCTCGGATGCGTtctgtcctcatctctctcaAACAGGCGCCTCTAGTTCGCTAA